A genomic stretch from Heliangelus exortis chromosome 23, bHelExo1.hap1, whole genome shotgun sequence includes:
- the ESPN gene encoding espin isoform X6 — MSPAVPPPPPNRAGRGQLHRCNPSTRLRCPPHHRCRVAQPALPGAEKAQPGAQLASRESSPEGLRRADSTRRSRTFGKQPSTGDYYKHLGHGTGEQPSSRRMAHSEEASPISADTMRNGENKPGTELPPPPPPPPLPEAACPPPPPPPPPAETATGPRRSSSSTGRGKALRQMKSTKSFNMMSPTGDNSELLAEIKAGKSLKPTPQSKGFTTIFSGSGQAGANAESPVSSPSPTRTPTPPASPEATGPPRCLAGGSPEPVLNGSSPVPAAGAGTAAEAEALVPSHDEQGRPIPEWKRQVMVRKLQLRMQEEEEQRRKPGSPSPPRGSLSQPPRRGRPPARGGMPGPSGQPLREEDVRCLERQLGSLRVMHGAPRKEPPPLPAAPPSRRRARARPEPLARGSPPPPTLPATQGAPGACGAKGSPGAQLDARREILGCGVSVRSLKANYEGPGMVPAPLPRVSKRKRAQALDSPRRPVLEEEYGDGAPRRSRPPPTEPSPPRERAEARKERAVFLFLEHWKQRAAAGGEERRRRAGRRRPAAGRLLARWRSVARRVPGRQIRRLSRSTGLYWPQHFLPHVGGSPMPYDSLPLDLFMLGYFQLLEMPLSPDERRFRHLLCYEMFDRLGSHSWHRVRHFHRTALEQVEAGHRCWLDGFEDLVQEFFGDSPPAVAESLPEPHSMALGGAGAAVPMPVPELGEFSEEDVCRFIDRSFSFWKEKESEMSDT, encoded by the exons ATGTCCCCAGCGGTGCCACCACCACCGCCAAACCGAGCTGGGCGTGGGCAGCTGCACAGGTGTAACCCGAGCACCCGGCTCCGGTGTCCTCCGCACCACAGGTGTCGGGTGGCACAGCCGGCACTGCCAGGAGCTGAGAAGGCTCAGCCGGGTGCGCAG TTGGCATCGCGTGAGAGCAGCCCCGAGGGCCTGCGCCGGGCCGACTCCACCCGGCGCTCCAGGACATTCGGCAAGCAGCCGAGCACCGGCGACTACTACAAACACCTGGGGCACGGCACAGGCGAGCAGCCCAGCTCCCGGCGGATGGCTCACAGCGAGGAG GCATCGCCCATCTCGGCGGACACCATGCGCAACGGGGAAAACAAGCCTGGCACTGAGCTgccgccaccaccaccacccccgCCACTGCCCGAGGCTGCCTGCCCACCGCCCCCGCCACCCCCACCGCCAGCCGAGACCGCCACCGGACCCCGccgctcctcctcctccacgGGAA GAGGAAAGGCGCTCAGGCAGATGAAGA GCACCAAGTCCTTCAACATGATGTCCCCCACCGGTGACAACTCGGAGCTGCTGGCCGAGATCAAGGCTGGGAAGAGCCTCAAGCCGACGCCGCAGAGCAAAGGCTTCACCACCATCTTCTCCGGCAGCGGCCAGGCAGGGGCCAAC GCAGAGTCGCCGGTGTCCTCCCCGTCACCCACCAGGACGCCCACTCCACCGGCCAGCCCCGAGGCTACCGGGCCGCCACGCTGCCTGGCCGGGGGCTCGCCGGAGCCGGTGCTGAACGGGAGTTCGCCGGTGCCGGCGGCGGGTGCCGGGACGGCGGCGGAGGCGGAGGCTCTGGTGCCGAGCCACGACGAGCAGGGCCGGCCCATCCCCGAGTGGAAGCGGCAGGTGATGGTGCGCAAGCTGCAGCTCCGCatgcaggaggaagaggagcagcgGCGCAAG CCCGGGAGCCCCTCGCCGCCCCGCGGGAGCCTCTCGCAGCCCCCACGTCGGGGCAGGCCGCCCGCCCGCGGGGGCATGCCGGGACCCTCCGGGCAGCCGCTGCGGGAGGAGGACGTGCGGTGCTTGGAGAGGCAGCTCGGGAGCCTGCGGGTGATGCACGGGGCGCCGCGGAAggagccgccgccgctgcccgcCGCCCCTCCATCCCGCCGCCGGGCCCGGGCCCGTCCGGAGCCGCTTGCCCGCGGCAGCCCCCCACCCCCGACGCTGCCAGCCACCCAGGGGGCTCCTGGGGCGTGCGGAGCAAAAGGCAGCCCTGGCGCCCAGCTCGACGCCCGCCGCGAGATTCTGGGCTGCGGCGTCTCGGTGCGCAGCCTAAAAGCCAACTACGAGGGGCCGGGGATGGTCCCCGCGCCCCTCCCCAGGGTCAGCAAGCGGAAGCGGGCGCAGGCTCTCGACAGCCCCCGCCGGCCCGTCCTGGAGGAGGAGTACGGGGACGGGGCACCGCGGCGGAGCCGGCCGCCACCGACGGAGCCCAGCCCGCCGCGGGAGCGCGCAGAGGCGCGCAAGGAACGCGCCGTCTTCCTCTTCCTGGAGCACTGGAAGCagcgggcggcggcgggcggggaagagcggcggcggcgggcggggaggcggcggccggCGGCGGGGCGGCTGCTGGCCCGCTGGAGGAGCGTAGCCCGCCGGGTGCCGGGGCGGCAGATCCGACGGCTGAGCCGCTCCACGGGGCTGTACTGGCCCCAGCACTTCTTGCCCCACGTTGGCGGCTCGCCCATGCCCTATGACAGCCTCCCACTCGACCTCTTCATGCTGGGCTacttccagctgctggagatgcCGCTCAGCCCCGATGAGCGGCGGTTCCGCCACCTCCTCTGCTACGAGATGTTCGACCGgctgggcagccacagctggcACCGCGTCCGCCACTTCCACCGTACAGCCCTTGAGCAAGTCGAGGCTGGCCACCGCTGCTGGCTCGACGGCTTCGAGGACCTCGTGCAGGAGTTTTTTGGGGACAGCCCCCCCGCAGTGGCAGAGAGCCTGCCAGAGCCCCACAGCATGGCCCTGGGAGGGGCGGGGGCAGCGGTGCCCATGCCAGTGCCAGAGCTGGGCGAGTTCAGCGAGGAGGATGTCTGCCGCTTCATCGATCGCAGCTTCTctttctggaaggagaaggagtcGGAGATGTCCGACACCTGA
- the ESPN gene encoding espin isoform X5, protein MPTCPQRCHHHRQTELGVGSCTGVTRAPGSGVLRTTGVGWHSRHCQELRRLSRVRSLAPAPQPPRAGVRAESHSRLQLASRESSPEGLRRADSTRRSRTFGKQPSTGDYYKHLGHGTGEQPSSRRMAHSEEASPISADTMRNGENKPGTELPPPPPPPPLPEAACPPPPPPPPPAETATGPRRSSSSTGRGKALRQMKSTKSFNMMSPTGDNSELLAEIKAGKSLKPTPQSKGFTTIFSGSGQAGANAESPVSSPSPTRTPTPPASPEATGPPRCLAGGSPEPVLNGSSPVPAAGAGTAAEAEALVPSHDEQGRPIPEWKRQVMVRKLQLRMQEEEEQRRKPGSPSPPRGSLSQPPRRGRPPARGGMPGPSGQPLREEDVRCLERQLGSLRVMHGAPRKEPPPLPAAPPSRRRARARPEPLARGSPPPPTLPATQGAPGACGAKGSPGAQLDARREILGCGVSVRSLKANYEGPGMVPAPLPRVSKRKRAQALDSPRRPVLEEEYGDGAPRRSRPPPTEPSPPRERAEARKERAVFLFLEHWKQRAAAGGEERRRRAGRRRPAAGRLLARWRSVARRVPGRQIRRLSRSTGLYWPQHFLPHVGGSPMPYDSLPLDLFMLGYFQLLEMPLSPDERRFRHLLCYEMFDRLGSHSWHRVRHFHRTALEQVEAGHRCWLDGFEDLVQEFFGDSPPAVAESLPEPHSMALGGAGAAVPMPVPELGEFSEEDVCRFIDRSFSFWKEKESEMSDT, encoded by the exons ATGCCAACATGTCCCCAGCGGTGCCACCACCACCGCCAAACCGAGCTGGGCGTGGGCAGCTGCACAGGTGTAACCCGAGCACCCGGCTCCGGTGTCCTCCGCACCACAGGTGTCGGGTGGCACAGCCGGCACTGCCAGGAGCTGAGAAGGCTCAGCCGGGTGCGCAG cctggctcctgccccTCAGCCACCCCGGGCAGGGGTCCGTGCTGAATCACACTCCCGGTTGCAGTTGGCATCGCGTGAGAGCAGCCCCGAGGGCCTGCGCCGGGCCGACTCCACCCGGCGCTCCAGGACATTCGGCAAGCAGCCGAGCACCGGCGACTACTACAAACACCTGGGGCACGGCACAGGCGAGCAGCCCAGCTCCCGGCGGATGGCTCACAGCGAGGAG GCATCGCCCATCTCGGCGGACACCATGCGCAACGGGGAAAACAAGCCTGGCACTGAGCTgccgccaccaccaccacccccgCCACTGCCCGAGGCTGCCTGCCCACCGCCCCCGCCACCCCCACCGCCAGCCGAGACCGCCACCGGACCCCGccgctcctcctcctccacgGGAA GAGGAAAGGCGCTCAGGCAGATGAAGA GCACCAAGTCCTTCAACATGATGTCCCCCACCGGTGACAACTCGGAGCTGCTGGCCGAGATCAAGGCTGGGAAGAGCCTCAAGCCGACGCCGCAGAGCAAAGGCTTCACCACCATCTTCTCCGGCAGCGGCCAGGCAGGGGCCAAC GCAGAGTCGCCGGTGTCCTCCCCGTCACCCACCAGGACGCCCACTCCACCGGCCAGCCCCGAGGCTACCGGGCCGCCACGCTGCCTGGCCGGGGGCTCGCCGGAGCCGGTGCTGAACGGGAGTTCGCCGGTGCCGGCGGCGGGTGCCGGGACGGCGGCGGAGGCGGAGGCTCTGGTGCCGAGCCACGACGAGCAGGGCCGGCCCATCCCCGAGTGGAAGCGGCAGGTGATGGTGCGCAAGCTGCAGCTCCGCatgcaggaggaagaggagcagcgGCGCAAG CCCGGGAGCCCCTCGCCGCCCCGCGGGAGCCTCTCGCAGCCCCCACGTCGGGGCAGGCCGCCCGCCCGCGGGGGCATGCCGGGACCCTCCGGGCAGCCGCTGCGGGAGGAGGACGTGCGGTGCTTGGAGAGGCAGCTCGGGAGCCTGCGGGTGATGCACGGGGCGCCGCGGAAggagccgccgccgctgcccgcCGCCCCTCCATCCCGCCGCCGGGCCCGGGCCCGTCCGGAGCCGCTTGCCCGCGGCAGCCCCCCACCCCCGACGCTGCCAGCCACCCAGGGGGCTCCTGGGGCGTGCGGAGCAAAAGGCAGCCCTGGCGCCCAGCTCGACGCCCGCCGCGAGATTCTGGGCTGCGGCGTCTCGGTGCGCAGCCTAAAAGCCAACTACGAGGGGCCGGGGATGGTCCCCGCGCCCCTCCCCAGGGTCAGCAAGCGGAAGCGGGCGCAGGCTCTCGACAGCCCCCGCCGGCCCGTCCTGGAGGAGGAGTACGGGGACGGGGCACCGCGGCGGAGCCGGCCGCCACCGACGGAGCCCAGCCCGCCGCGGGAGCGCGCAGAGGCGCGCAAGGAACGCGCCGTCTTCCTCTTCCTGGAGCACTGGAAGCagcgggcggcggcgggcggggaagagcggcggcggcgggcggggaggcggcggccggCGGCGGGGCGGCTGCTGGCCCGCTGGAGGAGCGTAGCCCGCCGGGTGCCGGGGCGGCAGATCCGACGGCTGAGCCGCTCCACGGGGCTGTACTGGCCCCAGCACTTCTTGCCCCACGTTGGCGGCTCGCCCATGCCCTATGACAGCCTCCCACTCGACCTCTTCATGCTGGGCTacttccagctgctggagatgcCGCTCAGCCCCGATGAGCGGCGGTTCCGCCACCTCCTCTGCTACGAGATGTTCGACCGgctgggcagccacagctggcACCGCGTCCGCCACTTCCACCGTACAGCCCTTGAGCAAGTCGAGGCTGGCCACCGCTGCTGGCTCGACGGCTTCGAGGACCTCGTGCAGGAGTTTTTTGGGGACAGCCCCCCCGCAGTGGCAGAGAGCCTGCCAGAGCCCCACAGCATGGCCCTGGGAGGGGCGGGGGCAGCGGTGCCCATGCCAGTGCCAGAGCTGGGCGAGTTCAGCGAGGAGGATGTCTGCCGCTTCATCGATCGCAGCTTCTctttctggaaggagaaggagtcGGAGATGTCCGACACCTGA